One Xyrauchen texanus isolate HMW12.3.18 chromosome 2, RBS_HiC_50CHRs, whole genome shotgun sequence genomic window carries:
- the LOC127653367 gene encoding sodium/potassium/calcium exchanger 1-like isoform X1: MEYGPTPTTLVMVFVMETNRFFIRDVQLFSISIVFFFSGYDPACVTTTTLHIYINISIRSPLFLQGRNEELWKRKVQKEEADEARNLKASYEARTDLAMSSAIKTRDYSRCIYIGQLPKPTANSSQVTVFTTVTPKLNSSPPPPGEAPHRKGFYPEDLFTLEQRRHGWVLLHISGMVYMFFALAIVCEEFFVPALGIVTEKLHIPEELAGANFLISGGFAPEFFTSLIGIFLSHSNVGFGAIVGSGFFNILVVIGMCALFSEEMLSLAWWPLLRDVTYYTFDLLMLIVFFLDDIITWWESVLLLLGCLAYVVVMKYDGLLEGTVKLYLQKHDNIAKVLAIDDPEELRPDVFRGGGSDNLRNCTSRNTIYQLIIHATNPFREGLFKRKAEVKSVQVSNPAEPSKMSDEEQQSSDSEASGGSESEEDEDDEDDDSSSSSIQGDDSDASYDEDEDEDDENVNEPLSLKWPEREHIHVPYVLLLPITVSLCFTLPDVRKQASKKHFVGTFLGSILWIGVFSYFMVWLAHRVSETVDVSEEAMGLTILSAGISLPNAITSAIVGRRGLGGTAVSRSVGTNVFDITVGLSVPCLLYSMFTGGRAVSVSSTGLFCVTAVLFLILLTGVASIAAFKWRINKTFGLIMLMLYLLFLFLSVLLV, translated from the exons ATGGAATATGGCCCAACACCCACAACACTTGTAATGGTATTTGTTATGGAAACCAATAGATTTTTCATCAGGGATGTGCAATTGTTTTCAATAtctattgtgttttttttctcaggCTATGATCCGGCTTGTGTGACTACTACAACGCTGCACATTTACATCAACATTTCTATTAGATCACCTCTCTTTCTTCAGG GCAGAAACGAGGAGCTATGGAAGAGAAAAGTTCAAAAAGAGGAGGCTGATGAAGCACGGAATCTAAAGGCATCTTATGAAGCAAGGACGGACTTGGCCATGAGTTCTGCTATCAAAACACGAGATTATTCACGATGTATTTATATAGGCCAGTTACCCAAACCTACTGCCAACAGTTCTCAAGTGACAGTCTTCACCACAGTCACTCCAAAATTGAACAGTAGTCCACCACCTCCTGGCGAAGCCCCTCACAGGAAAGGATTCTATCCTGAAGACCTCTTTACATTGGAACAACGGAGGCACGGTTGGGTTCTTCTTCATATTTCTGGCATGGTTTATATGTTTTTTGCCTTAGCCATCGTATGTGAGGAATTCTTTGTTCCAGCTCTTGGAATCGTTACGGAAAAGCTCCACATCCCAGAAGAACTCGCAGGAGCCAACTTCCTGATCTCAGGGGGCTTTGCTCCGGAGTTCTTCACCTCGCTCATCGGTATCTTTCTCTCCCATAGTAATGTGGGTTTTGGAGCCATTGTGGGGTCAGGATTTTTCAACATTCTCGTTGTTATTGGCATGTGTGCTTTGTTCTCAGAGGAGATGCTTAGTCTGGCTTGGTGGCCACTACTTAGGGATGTCACCTACTACACATTTGACCTGCTAATGCTCATTGTGTTTTTCCTGGATGACATCATCACCTGGTGGGAAAGTGTACTGCTACTGCTGGGATGTTTGGCATACGTGGTCGTCATGAAGTATGATGGGCTTCTAGAAGGAACAGTTAAATTGTACCTTCAAAAACACGACAACATTGCTAAAGTTCTCGCCATTGATGACCCTGAAGAG TTAAGGCCTGATGTGTTCAGAGGAGGCGGTTCAGATAATCTGCGTAACTGCACGTCACGAAACACCATCTATCAGCTTATAATTCACGCCACCAACCCCTTCAGAGAAG GTTTGTTCAAGAGGAAAGCAGAAGTGAAATCTGTGCAGGTGTCAAACCCAGCAGAACCCTCCAAAATGAGCGATGAAGAACAACAG AGTTCAGATTCTGAGGCGTCTGGGGGCTCTGAGAGCGAGgaagatgaggatgatgaggatgatgacagcagcagcagcagcattcaGGGGGATGACAGTGATGCCTCttatgatgaagatgaagatgaagacGATGAGAATGTTAATGAGCCGCTGTCTCTTAAATGGCCGGAACGGGAACACATTCATGTTCCATATGTTCTGTTGTTGCCCATCACCGTCTCGCTGTGCTTTACTCTCCCTGATGTCCGCAAACAG GCctccaaaaaacattttgtgggaACGTTTCTTGGTTCCATCCTATGGATCGGGGTGTTCTCCTATTTCATGGTGTGGTTGGCTCATCGG GTGAGTGAAACAGTTGATGTATCTGAGGAGGCAATGGGTCTGACCATCCTATCAGCGGGCATCTCTCTACCTAACGCCATCACCAGTGCTATAGTGGGACGGAGAGGATTGGGTGGCACGGCTGTGTCCAGATCCGTGGGCACCAATGTGTTCGACATTACTGTCGG GCTGTCAGTGCCGTGTTTGCTGTATTCAATGTTCACTGGTGGTCGTGCCGTGTCAGTCAGCAGTACTGGCCTCTTCTGtgtcactgcagtgctcttcctcATACTGCTGACTGGCGTCGCCTCCATTGCTGCTTTCAAGTGGAGAATCAACAAAACGTTCGGTCTCATTATGCTCATGTTGTACCTTCTCTTCCTGTTTCTCAGTGTGCTGCTAGTGTGA
- the LOC127653367 gene encoding sodium/potassium/calcium exchanger 1-like isoform X3: MNRFQRKWLKFCQILSFILIMLVCWIYWVSTGRNEELWKRKVQKEEADEARNLKASYEARTDLAMSSAIKTRDYSRCIYIGQLPKPTANSSQVTVFTTVTPKLNSSPPPPGEAPHRKGFYPEDLFTLEQRRHGWVLLHISGMVYMFFALAIVCEEFFVPALGIVTEKLHIPEELAGANFLISGGFAPEFFTSLIGIFLSHSNVGFGAIVGSGFFNILVVIGMCALFSEEMLSLAWWPLLRDVTYYTFDLLMLIVFFLDDIITWWESVLLLLGCLAYVVVMKYDGLLEGTVKLYLQKHDNIAKVLAIDDPEELRPDVFRGGGSDNLRNCTSRNTIYQLIIHATNPFREGLFKRKAEVKSVQVSNPAEPSKMSDEEQQSSDSEASGGSESEEDEDDEDDDSSSSSIQGDDSDASYDEDEDEDDENVNEPLSLKWPEREHIHVPYVLLLPITVSLCFTLPDVRKQASKKHFVGTFLGSILWIGVFSYFMVWLAHRVSETVDVSEEAMGLTILSAGISLPNAITSAIVGRRGLGGTAVSRSVGTNVFDITVGLSVPCLLYSMFTGGRAVSVSSTGLFCVTAVLFLILLTGVASIAAFKWRINKTFGLIMLMLYLLFLFLSVLLV; the protein is encoded by the exons ATGAATCGGTTCCAAAGGAAATGGCTGAAGTTCTGCCAAATACTCAGTTTTATCTTGATAATGCTGGTTTGTTGGATCTACTGGGTTTCAACAGGCAGAAACGAGGAGCTATGGAAGAGAAAAGTTCAAAAAGAGGAGGCTGATGAAGCACGGAATCTAAAGGCATCTTATGAAGCAAGGACGGACTTGGCCATGAGTTCTGCTATCAAAACACGAGATTATTCACGATGTATTTATATAGGCCAGTTACCCAAACCTACTGCCAACAGTTCTCAAGTGACAGTCTTCACCACAGTCACTCCAAAATTGAACAGTAGTCCACCACCTCCTGGCGAAGCCCCTCACAGGAAAGGATTCTATCCTGAAGACCTCTTTACATTGGAACAACGGAGGCACGGTTGGGTTCTTCTTCATATTTCTGGCATGGTTTATATGTTTTTTGCCTTAGCCATCGTATGTGAGGAATTCTTTGTTCCAGCTCTTGGAATCGTTACGGAAAAGCTCCACATCCCAGAAGAACTCGCAGGAGCCAACTTCCTGATCTCAGGGGGCTTTGCTCCGGAGTTCTTCACCTCGCTCATCGGTATCTTTCTCTCCCATAGTAATGTGGGTTTTGGAGCCATTGTGGGGTCAGGATTTTTCAACATTCTCGTTGTTATTGGCATGTGTGCTTTGTTCTCAGAGGAGATGCTTAGTCTGGCTTGGTGGCCACTACTTAGGGATGTCACCTACTACACATTTGACCTGCTAATGCTCATTGTGTTTTTCCTGGATGACATCATCACCTGGTGGGAAAGTGTACTGCTACTGCTGGGATGTTTGGCATACGTGGTCGTCATGAAGTATGATGGGCTTCTAGAAGGAACAGTTAAATTGTACCTTCAAAAACACGACAACATTGCTAAAGTTCTCGCCATTGATGACCCTGAAGAG TTAAGGCCTGATGTGTTCAGAGGAGGCGGTTCAGATAATCTGCGTAACTGCACGTCACGAAACACCATCTATCAGCTTATAATTCACGCCACCAACCCCTTCAGAGAAG GTTTGTTCAAGAGGAAAGCAGAAGTGAAATCTGTGCAGGTGTCAAACCCAGCAGAACCCTCCAAAATGAGCGATGAAGAACAACAG AGTTCAGATTCTGAGGCGTCTGGGGGCTCTGAGAGCGAGgaagatgaggatgatgaggatgatgacagcagcagcagcagcattcaGGGGGATGACAGTGATGCCTCttatgatgaagatgaagatgaagacGATGAGAATGTTAATGAGCCGCTGTCTCTTAAATGGCCGGAACGGGAACACATTCATGTTCCATATGTTCTGTTGTTGCCCATCACCGTCTCGCTGTGCTTTACTCTCCCTGATGTCCGCAAACAG GCctccaaaaaacattttgtgggaACGTTTCTTGGTTCCATCCTATGGATCGGGGTGTTCTCCTATTTCATGGTGTGGTTGGCTCATCGG GTGAGTGAAACAGTTGATGTATCTGAGGAGGCAATGGGTCTGACCATCCTATCAGCGGGCATCTCTCTACCTAACGCCATCACCAGTGCTATAGTGGGACGGAGAGGATTGGGTGGCACGGCTGTGTCCAGATCCGTGGGCACCAATGTGTTCGACATTACTGTCGG GCTGTCAGTGCCGTGTTTGCTGTATTCAATGTTCACTGGTGGTCGTGCCGTGTCAGTCAGCAGTACTGGCCTCTTCTGtgtcactgcagtgctcttcctcATACTGCTGACTGGCGTCGCCTCCATTGCTGCTTTCAAGTGGAGAATCAACAAAACGTTCGGTCTCATTATGCTCATGTTGTACCTTCTCTTCCTGTTTCTCAGTGTGCTGCTAGTGTGA
- the LOC127653367 gene encoding sodium/potassium/calcium exchanger 1-like isoform X2 translates to MDDTMQSGYDPACVTTTTLHIYINISIRSPLFLQGRNEELWKRKVQKEEADEARNLKASYEARTDLAMSSAIKTRDYSRCIYIGQLPKPTANSSQVTVFTTVTPKLNSSPPPPGEAPHRKGFYPEDLFTLEQRRHGWVLLHISGMVYMFFALAIVCEEFFVPALGIVTEKLHIPEELAGANFLISGGFAPEFFTSLIGIFLSHSNVGFGAIVGSGFFNILVVIGMCALFSEEMLSLAWWPLLRDVTYYTFDLLMLIVFFLDDIITWWESVLLLLGCLAYVVVMKYDGLLEGTVKLYLQKHDNIAKVLAIDDPEELRPDVFRGGGSDNLRNCTSRNTIYQLIIHATNPFREGLFKRKAEVKSVQVSNPAEPSKMSDEEQQSSDSEASGGSESEEDEDDEDDDSSSSSIQGDDSDASYDEDEDEDDENVNEPLSLKWPEREHIHVPYVLLLPITVSLCFTLPDVRKQASKKHFVGTFLGSILWIGVFSYFMVWLAHRVSETVDVSEEAMGLTILSAGISLPNAITSAIVGRRGLGGTAVSRSVGTNVFDITVGLSVPCLLYSMFTGGRAVSVSSTGLFCVTAVLFLILLTGVASIAAFKWRINKTFGLIMLMLYLLFLFLSVLLV, encoded by the exons ATGGACGACACAATGCAGTCTG gCTATGATCCGGCTTGTGTGACTACTACAACGCTGCACATTTACATCAACATTTCTATTAGATCACCTCTCTTTCTTCAGG GCAGAAACGAGGAGCTATGGAAGAGAAAAGTTCAAAAAGAGGAGGCTGATGAAGCACGGAATCTAAAGGCATCTTATGAAGCAAGGACGGACTTGGCCATGAGTTCTGCTATCAAAACACGAGATTATTCACGATGTATTTATATAGGCCAGTTACCCAAACCTACTGCCAACAGTTCTCAAGTGACAGTCTTCACCACAGTCACTCCAAAATTGAACAGTAGTCCACCACCTCCTGGCGAAGCCCCTCACAGGAAAGGATTCTATCCTGAAGACCTCTTTACATTGGAACAACGGAGGCACGGTTGGGTTCTTCTTCATATTTCTGGCATGGTTTATATGTTTTTTGCCTTAGCCATCGTATGTGAGGAATTCTTTGTTCCAGCTCTTGGAATCGTTACGGAAAAGCTCCACATCCCAGAAGAACTCGCAGGAGCCAACTTCCTGATCTCAGGGGGCTTTGCTCCGGAGTTCTTCACCTCGCTCATCGGTATCTTTCTCTCCCATAGTAATGTGGGTTTTGGAGCCATTGTGGGGTCAGGATTTTTCAACATTCTCGTTGTTATTGGCATGTGTGCTTTGTTCTCAGAGGAGATGCTTAGTCTGGCTTGGTGGCCACTACTTAGGGATGTCACCTACTACACATTTGACCTGCTAATGCTCATTGTGTTTTTCCTGGATGACATCATCACCTGGTGGGAAAGTGTACTGCTACTGCTGGGATGTTTGGCATACGTGGTCGTCATGAAGTATGATGGGCTTCTAGAAGGAACAGTTAAATTGTACCTTCAAAAACACGACAACATTGCTAAAGTTCTCGCCATTGATGACCCTGAAGAG TTAAGGCCTGATGTGTTCAGAGGAGGCGGTTCAGATAATCTGCGTAACTGCACGTCACGAAACACCATCTATCAGCTTATAATTCACGCCACCAACCCCTTCAGAGAAG GTTTGTTCAAGAGGAAAGCAGAAGTGAAATCTGTGCAGGTGTCAAACCCAGCAGAACCCTCCAAAATGAGCGATGAAGAACAACAG AGTTCAGATTCTGAGGCGTCTGGGGGCTCTGAGAGCGAGgaagatgaggatgatgaggatgatgacagcagcagcagcagcattcaGGGGGATGACAGTGATGCCTCttatgatgaagatgaagatgaagacGATGAGAATGTTAATGAGCCGCTGTCTCTTAAATGGCCGGAACGGGAACACATTCATGTTCCATATGTTCTGTTGTTGCCCATCACCGTCTCGCTGTGCTTTACTCTCCCTGATGTCCGCAAACAG GCctccaaaaaacattttgtgggaACGTTTCTTGGTTCCATCCTATGGATCGGGGTGTTCTCCTATTTCATGGTGTGGTTGGCTCATCGG GTGAGTGAAACAGTTGATGTATCTGAGGAGGCAATGGGTCTGACCATCCTATCAGCGGGCATCTCTCTACCTAACGCCATCACCAGTGCTATAGTGGGACGGAGAGGATTGGGTGGCACGGCTGTGTCCAGATCCGTGGGCACCAATGTGTTCGACATTACTGTCGG GCTGTCAGTGCCGTGTTTGCTGTATTCAATGTTCACTGGTGGTCGTGCCGTGTCAGTCAGCAGTACTGGCCTCTTCTGtgtcactgcagtgctcttcctcATACTGCTGACTGGCGTCGCCTCCATTGCTGCTTTCAAGTGGAGAATCAACAAAACGTTCGGTCTCATTATGCTCATGTTGTACCTTCTCTTCCTGTTTCTCAGTGTGCTGCTAGTGTGA